In Clostridium sporogenes, one genomic interval encodes:
- the pseB gene encoding UDP-N-acetylglucosamine 4,6-dehydratase (inverting), with protein sequence MLEDKVILITGGTGSFGKKFTEMILNKYNPKKVIIYSRDEFKQDLMRKEFSLKYLDKVDKLRFFIGDVRDKDRLYRAFNGVDYVIHAAAMKQVPACEYNPFEAIKTNIHGAQNIIDAALDRGIKKVVALSTDKAVNPINLYGGTKLVSDKLFIAANSYSGENGTVFSVVRYGNVAASRGSVIPFLKDLIDKGEKELPITDFRMTRFWITLEQGVDLVLKALKESKGGETYISKIPSFKITDLAKAMLVDAKLKEVGIREGEKLHEVMITKDDSRYTYEYPQHYIVYPHLDWWSSGKYLTPGGSSIEEGFEYNSGTNSQWLEVQDLKEQLFKLGF encoded by the coding sequence ATGCTAGAAGATAAAGTAATTTTAATAACAGGAGGAACAGGATCTTTTGGTAAAAAGTTTACTGAAATGATTTTAAATAAATATAATCCTAAAAAAGTAATTATTTATTCAAGAGATGAATTTAAACAAGATTTAATGAGAAAAGAATTTTCATTAAAATACCTTGATAAAGTTGATAAATTAAGATTTTTTATAGGAGACGTAAGGGATAAGGATAGATTATATAGAGCTTTTAATGGAGTAGATTATGTTATACATGCTGCAGCTATGAAACAAGTTCCAGCTTGTGAATATAATCCCTTTGAAGCTATAAAAACAAATATCCATGGAGCACAAAATATAATAGATGCAGCACTAGATAGAGGCATAAAAAAAGTTGTAGCCTTATCTACAGATAAGGCTGTTAATCCTATTAATTTGTATGGTGGTACAAAATTAGTATCTGATAAACTTTTTATTGCTGCTAATTCTTATTCAGGTGAAAATGGAACTGTTTTTTCTGTAGTACGTTATGGAAATGTAGCGGCAAGTAGAGGTTCAGTTATACCTTTTTTAAAAGATTTGATAGATAAGGGAGAAAAAGAACTTCCAATAACAGATTTTAGAATGACTAGATTTTGGATTACTCTAGAACAAGGAGTAGATTTAGTACTTAAAGCCCTAAAAGAATCTAAAGGAGGAGAAACCTATATATCAAAAATACCTTCCTTTAAAATAACGGATTTAGCAAAGGCTATGTTAGTAGATGCGAAACTAAAAGAAGTAGGTATAAGAGAAGGCGAAAAGCTTCATGAAGTAATGATAACAAAGGATGATTCAAGATATACATATGAATATCCTCAACATTATATAGTATATCCTCATTTGGATTGGTGGAGTTCAGGAAAGTATTTAACTCCAGGTGGAAGTTCTATAGAAGAAGGATTTGAATATAATTCAGGGACGAATAGTCAATGGTTAGAAGTGCAAGATTTAAAAGAACAGTTATTTAAATTAGGATTTTAA
- a CDS encoding DegT/DnrJ/EryC1/StrS family aminotransferase, with amino-acid sequence MNKFEKELHKIYKSKFCCFSGNGTTVMYLLFMALEKQNKKVLYPAISCTNPVNSCIYAGYTPEFCDVNLDDYTIDIKSMEDKLRTGQFGIVVPTHIYGHKYDRKKVKKICDKYGVFLMEDAAQTVDIGESDASIVSFGHTKIFQTALGGGAIFLNDKVLYEKIKKIKSTLTKKPDNSKELFDEYREKYYSILKSNMTEKEKNDQLLELQLDSKKFFIYDMNYNEEILLALENKDTIEKNRIAKAKIYCKSLNKMYIKNPKVEYNFTPLWRYTFLVERNRKQILEKVRENKIDISSWYPSLSKIYKNQVLKNADYIEKHIVNLWIDESHSLDKIHRDVCVINEVLKESSYDK; translated from the coding sequence ATGAATAAATTTGAAAAAGAACTACATAAGATATATAAAAGTAAATTTTGCTGTTTTTCAGGCAATGGAACTACAGTAATGTATTTATTATTTATGGCATTAGAAAAACAAAATAAAAAGGTGTTGTATCCAGCTATAAGTTGCACAAATCCTGTTAATTCTTGCATATATGCGGGGTATACTCCAGAGTTTTGTGATGTGAATTTAGATGATTATACTATAGATATTAAAAGTATGGAGGATAAATTAAGAACAGGACAATTTGGAATAGTGGTACCTACCCATATATATGGCCATAAATACGATAGAAAGAAAGTAAAAAAAATTTGTGATAAATATGGTGTATTTCTTATGGAGGATGCAGCACAAACAGTAGATATAGGAGAAAGTGATGCATCAATTGTAAGTTTTGGTCATACTAAAATATTTCAGACAGCACTTGGTGGTGGTGCTATATTTTTAAATGATAAAGTATTATATGAAAAAATTAAAAAAATAAAAAGCACTTTAACTAAAAAGCCAGATAATTCAAAAGAATTATTTGATGAGTATAGAGAAAAATATTATTCAATATTAAAGTCAAATATGACAGAAAAAGAAAAAAATGACCAATTGTTAGAATTACAATTAGATTCAAAGAAATTTTTTATATATGATATGAATTATAATGAAGAGATATTACTAGCTTTAGAAAATAAAGATACTATAGAAAAAAATAGAATAGCTAAGGCAAAAATATATTGTAAATCCTTAAACAAAATGTATATAAAAAATCCAAAAGTAGAATATAATTTTACACCATTGTGGAGATATACATTTTTAGTAGAAAGAAATAGAAAACAAATATTAGAAAAAGTTAGAGAAAATAAAATTGATATTAGCAGTTGGTATCCTTCATTAAGTAAAATATATAAAAATCAAGTTTTGAAGAATGCTGATTATATAGAAAAACATATAGTTAATTTGTGGATTGATGAAAGCCATAGTTTAGATAAAATTCATAGAGATGTTTGTGTAATAAATGAAGTATTAAAGGAGAGTAGTTATGACAAATAA
- a CDS encoding class I SAM-dependent methyltransferase has protein sequence MTNKEIWEKLHTELRFRPKYPSESVVQYVFRNFKRDGNTKVLDLGCGAGRHIFFLAKENIIPYGIDISEEGVKYTRELLKRYEFNSFTKNIIVGDFTDLKFENDYFDGIICYGVLYYSKKEQIEKSVEEIYRVLKEDGKALIVVRNTEDYRFGLGKEIEKNTFIIDENDSNKCAYNESAMIMHFFTEEEIRSLFSEFSKVEIDILSETHENNSYKDSDYIIRLSK, from the coding sequence ATGACAAATAAAGAAATATGGGAAAAACTACATACAGAGCTTAGATTTAGACCTAAATATCCTTCAGAATCAGTAGTTCAGTATGTATTTAGAAATTTTAAAAGGGATGGAAATACAAAAGTTTTAGATTTAGGATGTGGTGCAGGAAGACATATATTCTTTCTAGCAAAGGAAAATATAATTCCATATGGTATTGATATATCAGAAGAAGGTGTGAAATATACTCGAGAGTTATTAAAAAGATATGAGTTTAATAGCTTTACTAAGAATATAATTGTTGGAGATTTTACTGATCTTAAATTTGAAAATGATTATTTTGACGGAATAATATGTTATGGAGTATTATATTATTCAAAGAAAGAGCAAATAGAAAAATCTGTAGAAGAAATTTATAGAGTACTTAAGGAAGATGGAAAAGCATTAATAGTTGTAAGAAATACTGAAGACTATAGATTTGGATTAGGAAAAGAGATAGAAAAAAACACATTTATAATAGATGAAAATGATAGTAATAAGTGTGCATATAATGAAAGTGCTATGATTATGCATTTCTTTACAGAGGAAGAAATTAGAAGTTTATTTTCTGAATTTTCAAAAGTGGAAATTGACATATTATCAGAAACTCATGAAAATAATTCGTATAAAGATAGTGATTACATAATAAGATTAAGTAAATAA
- a CDS encoding WbqC family protein, which yields MILSGHQPNYLPYPGLIGKIMFSNKFIYVTKVQFEKKSWQNRNRIKGCNGEILLTVPVFSKGKFKQNICDVKINNELPWRKKHFSAIHLNYKKSKYYNEYIGFFDELYKKEWNYLHELDIYITNWMLNELGVKTEIYYDKDFEFDGNKTKLLIDMCKKLDCDTYLSNKGSENYVETEEFTKVNLNHKYLNFIGKEYKQCFRDFIPYLSILDMLFNIGHLETRKVLDDLNNYKFSELNKKLQS from the coding sequence ATGATTTTAAGTGGACATCAACCTAACTATTTACCTTATCCAGGTCTTATAGGAAAGATTATGTTTTCTAATAAGTTTATATATGTAACTAAAGTTCAATTTGAAAAGAAAAGTTGGCAAAATAGAAATAGAATTAAAGGTTGTAATGGAGAGATACTCCTTACAGTTCCAGTTTTTTCAAAGGGTAAATTTAAGCAAAATATATGCGATGTAAAGATAAATAACGAATTGCCTTGGCGAAAAAAACACTTTTCAGCTATACATTTAAACTATAAGAAAAGTAAATATTATAATGAATATATAGGATTTTTTGATGAACTTTATAAAAAGGAATGGAATTATCTGCATGAATTGGATATTTATATAACGAATTGGATGTTGAATGAGTTGGGAGTTAAAACTGAAATTTACTATGATAAGGATTTTGAATTTGATGGAAATAAAACAAAATTGTTAATTGATATGTGCAAAAAGTTAGATTGCGATACATATTTATCTAATAAAGGTAGTGAGAATTACGTTGAAACTGAAGAATTTACAAAAGTCAATTTAAATCACAAATATTTAAATTTTATAGGAAAAGAATATAAACAATGTTTTAGAGATTTTATTCCTTACTTATCTATATTGGATATGTTATTTAATATTGGACATTTAGAAACTCGTAAAGTTTTAGATGATTTAAATAATTATAAATTTAGTGAATTGAATAAAAAATTACAGTCTTAG